The Paramormyrops kingsleyae isolate MSU_618 chromosome 12, PKINGS_0.4, whole genome shotgun sequence region TTCGAATCATGTTCGCTTTGCGGGCTCCAAGCTCACCTGTAACAGGAAGTCGAAAAGGGCGAGTTTGCTCCACTCGTAGTGATGGATGCTGGTGCACCCCCACTCCGCTCTGGGTGTGATGCCCCTGTGCCAACACTTATGCTTGAGTGAGCGCTGATAAGCCCCCCAGGTAAGCCTGATGGAGGAGTGGGACTCACCGTCTGTGGGGGCCAGCGAGGAGTCCCACAGAACGGCGGGGCTTTGGTCACCATCTGCAACCGGCCACATGCATCATGAGTTAAAATAACAGCAACAAGAGGGATGTCTAGAGCAGGGATCTCAAACTGAAACAAGCTGCCAGTCACTGGTGAGAAGGTCTACAAGCTGCCGGTCACTGGCGAGAAGGTCTACAAGCTGCCGGTCACTGGCGAGAAGGTCTACAAGCTGCCGGTCACTGGCGAGAAGGTCTACAAGCTGCCGGTCACTGGCGAGAAGGTCTACAAGCTGCCGGTCACTGGCGAGAAGGTCTTCAAGCTGCCGGTCACTGGCGAGAAGGTCTGCAAGCTGCCGGTCACTGGCGAGAAGGTCTACAAGCTGCTGGTCACTGGCGAGAAGGTCTGCAAGCTGCCGGTCACTGGCGAGAAGGTTTGCAAGCTGCCGGTCACTGGCGAGAAGGTCTACAAGCTGCCGGTAACTGGCGAGAAGGTCTACAAGCTGCCGGTCACTGGCGAGAAGGTCTACAAGCTGCCGGTCACTGGCGAGAGGGTCTATAAGCTGCCATTCACTGGCGAGAAGGGCTGCAGCTTAAGCCGGGGGCAATTTTAGGGTTAGACCCTCAGGTGCTGCAGCTCTCAGTCAGATGTACAAAGTCATAGTAATCAACTACTGCTGCATTTCGCCGAGCAAAAATAGTGGAGCTTTAAAAGTCCCATTAAATCAGCCTCAGCACCACCTCTGATGATGCTGGTGGGACTATCTGAGCACAGAGAGGTTGCTGAATTTCATTGTGTTTTATTCTCAGTGGAAAGCACAGGATCAATCTGCAGGCCAGATTTATTAATAAATGGAAAACATGTGGAGGGCCGTATAAAACCATCTCATGGGCCGGATCTGGAGCCCTGACCTAGAGGATCAGATTATGCACGTGACACATGCACAGGAGACAGGAGACACAGCTTCAGTCTGACCATAGATCAGATTCACAGCTCCGTAAATAATGGACAAACAACATGATGCGATTAAAGGTACGACTGGCCGACTGAAAGAGAGTTCCCAATTTAGAGAAGCCATCAAAGATCGAGCAGGATCACAGTGTGgctcccccccccaagtctgCCCCTCTAATCGAGGGCGTAACTTCAGGTTGaacattgtgggggggggggagatatgattatgggggggtggggttagagcCCCCCATTCCCCACTGTAATTTACACGCACGCCTCCAGTACCCTCGTGAGCTCTGCTTCAGGCTTCACGCTAATATCAGTTTTGAGAagatcttgggggggggggggggagccacaCTGTGATCCTGCTCAATCTTTGATGGCTTCTCTAAATTGGGAACTCTCTTTCAGTCGGCCAGTCGTACCTTTAATCACATCATGGGCTCAGTGGGCAAACTGCCACCAGGGGTGACGTCAGGTCAATGGACATTATATTATAATCTTCTACAACATATAAAACATCATCAttgtcataataataataatgataataataataataataataataataattcttcttattattattattatagggggcactgtcacctcagtTGGAGTCTCTgctatggctccatgtgtgtggggtttgcatgtcacatattctccccgtgtcatttatgggtttcttccaggtactctggtctctcccccccccaccaatccaaaacatgctgaggctaattggagttgccaaactGCCCAcaggtgagtgagtgtgccctgcggtgggttggtgccccaaaCTGGTTTGTTCCCCACCTTGCACCCATACCCTCTGGGATAGGGTCCCgaacccccatgaccctgaatgggataataataatatcctcTCGGATCTGTCTAACTCTCTGTATAGTTTACCAGGtacaacaatatttattgtttaaatattCTTGTACAAAACCCTCGACTTTTTGAGTTTATCAGATACTGTGTGCATATTTCTATGTACGGGTTAAGTCACGGGTTAACGTTCCTGGGCTCCGTGTATCTGTGTCACGAGTAACGTCTGTGATGCTCCTTTATATGTTAAAGTTACTGAAGTCGCAGTAACTTTAAGCGCAGCCATTGTCGCTTTGATTAAAATACCTCTAGAGAAGCCGATCCTCCTGCAGACAGTCGGGATGCTCCGGTTCAGACCCAGGATCCGGTCTAAATGAAAGGCGAACACCTCGCTCATATCCACGGCTCTTTTGAGCAACCCACAGCGCCCTTGGCAGACGGGACCGCCTTGGATCCACACAACCTTATCTGGGGACCTTAAAGTGCCACCTGTCGCGCCTTCAAACAACAGCAAACCGGATGAAACCTCCTTAATGCCGATTATTCTACTGTCGGCGAGGAAGCGCAGCGCATGCATGTCTTCCTTACTGAACCAAGGCGGCGCTCTCTCGCTGTATATCCTGATATAGCTATGATGCGCTCCCTTAGGACTGTCTTCATGTCCATTGTTCTTCAATGTATAGTGGATGTTTATTCCTGGTATCATATGTATCTCATTGTCCTGGGCAGTTCTCGGTTTCCATTCATCTTCATTGGTTTTGTCAAAAGCGTTGAACGCATCATGCTGGATGTGGTTGTCAATCGCAGTGATTTTCTTCCTTGATTCTGGCCGCACTGTGCCCCTGAGAAGTGCCGGCTTCTCACGCTTAGCTTTAAGTGTGATATAGACCACGTTGGATTTCGGGGTGGCGCCGTATAAGTCCGCATTCTGCGCCGTCGAAAAGTCTGCCGCCTCCCGCAGATCCGGTTCTAACCTGCTGGCTCCCGTCTTCCTCCGGTACTTATGCTTGTCCCGGGACGCAACTTCTCCCAGCCgggaaacaacaaaaaacaagtaaataaagCATGCAACGGCAATGGCGAAGGTGGTCTTCCAAGCAGGCGCTTTCCTGATGCACCTCGACAACCTGAGCAAAGACACGCGGGGACACGCCAGTAAGGCGCCTTTTATTTCCCCTGGGCGAATGGACTGCATTTCTACTTTAATTTGTATTCCAGCATGTTGAGTCTATCCACAGCAACGTTATAGTGACATTTCTCATGCTCGTGACTGTCGTGATTAAGGAGGAGCTGGAAAAGCCGACCGGCGATACTGGGCAACAGCAGAGACCCAGTAACTTCatcacagaaaaaaagaagCGGAGTCTTTGTCATCCAGGCAGAATAAGCACAAACCATATGTGTGAAAACGGCTCCCCCACTTTCACTAACTGAACGTAATACAGCCTCTGTAGCCTATTTTGCAAACTACAGTGTCATCATGAATGAAATGTCACATATAGCCTAAATTTTCTGCTGCGCTTTCATTTTAATAAGCAGTACTTTCTAAAGTCAATTGTTCAGCAATTTCATTGGATATTTCTATTTAAGATAGTTGGTGGATTATGTAGCACAATGAAAGATACAGCATTTTCGTCTAGCAAGGACGGATATAGGCTACACAGAACTACAGCTAATACACTATAAAAGCATATAAAGCGATTGTGTTCCATTCACAGACTACTGCAGCATGCAGATACGTGTAGATTAGTTTCATTAACAATAATAGgctgaacaacaacaacaataataataatattaataataatgtatttgtAATTAGACAAAGTGTTACAATAGCTTACAAGCAAAGTTTTATTGGAGTGATTTCGAAAATACAGCCGATCGCCCTTTTGACGTCAGCGGGCCCTATGGCCCCTCAGATCACTTAACCTGATGACATACAGACATACCAGTTTCTCATTCTTTAATTAACCCTTGGACCTTCTCTAAATGAGGCCGTTTGTAAGGTACTGACACAACTGTCGACTTGCCGTGCTCTTAATCGTTTGCTGTTGATGTGTTTTCTAACCCAGTTTGCTGAACCTGATCTGGACTTGATGTTGCCCTGGACTGGTTTCGTTTTGATACTTGGATACGTTTTTGCGATTGTCAGCCCGCGTTGTAAATCATTCAAAATGCTGGATCCCCGACCTGTATAATTACAGTTTACATTCGCGACCCCTGTCGGCCGTGATTGGTCCCTGCACGTGTGCGGCTGAATATGCAACCGCTGGTGCTTCTACCGTAATCAGTACAGTACAAGGGAAACGCGGTACGTGCTCCGGCAGGCGTTGCCCAAAATACCGTATTATCACTCGGCATAGCGGTGGAAAATGCGACCCGCTGGAATTTTAAGGCGAAAACAGGAAGCTGCAAACAGTGGCCCTTCACATTAGAGTGATTAGACATTAAGCCCCCATATCCATTCAGGATGTCCAGGCATGCATCAGAAAGAAGCCACATATCTTGTCAAGATTTCCTGTTTGGGTTCgtcccaaaagaaaaaaaaaatgggatgCAAGATTACTTGTTGTTGAAAATATATCTGGTTTTATTGAAATAGGTTTATTTAATGACTAGTAATGCTCCGATTCACTTTAAAAAGTTATTTGAATCCTTTGTGAAGTCTTTAAATAGCAAGAATATGCCATAATTATTCATATGGAAGCCTCCCTAAAAAGGCGGCGTTTGTTATGTAATGCTGAAAAGAAACAATTGCTGTTTGTTATGAAATATGCGGTCACCTGCAGACTCCAGTGAATCGCGGCCATACCGTTGTGATTTCATCCGCATAACTCTGGTGCCTGTTTTGTGAGTAAGACACCCTCTGAGAATGCACCAGTTTTTAATATACTTTCATAGAAACGGAATTCAGTTACAAGTAGGATTTGTATTAATGCACAACATGGTAACTAGAATCAGGGTAAAACAAAATCTCTGCAAAAAGCCCCGTTGTCGCTGCTCAGACCTGATCGAGTTTCTACGTTTTTTTATCGCTTGTGTATACTGGTGCATTTTTCAACATTATAACTACAGAGCTTGCTGGAtttagtgctgtagttctcgagaccggtcttggtctcgagaccggtcttgagaccaattttttgtggtctcggtcttgtcttggtctcgactcaatttggtctcggtcttgtcttggtctcgaccctatttggtcttggtcttgtcttggtctcggacatagtggtctcgatgggatgggggaaaaaagagaaaacagcacatcctcacagaacagtatcattattcattacgcgcctcaattcaaatgcaaccagtcagatgcatctactttaaaaacgttacattgtatacattttctcaatggacactgccagtgcacagtccacacacttcatacacatcgcatgatatcgaagtcggcaaagaaatgttccaaaacgtcaaccatgcgtcaccatgtcacatggtacaaaatcctcgcgagagcaagacgacttgagacagaccgtgcagcacaaactggaaccacctccatgacgacacaactttgcccttattggctgaagattttagtcacacgcatgacgtttgtatcccaggaagttccattgctttatctgctatttctcccgaaaagcacataaagcagtgagaactggtttcagttcatttacctggtaaaataaagtttaaataaattacataaatgctctaacagtacaagtaagttagtggtttatttattgttagttactgtaatgttgtgctactttatttgtttaatcgtccaatctgtgaagaaggcatgcaggtgttaagggaggatgggcaaaattacaacgtggtcggtgattggctgttgtgctggcgttcagtaaacctctgctcgataagccatcgagttgtctgtctcagcgcattctctaaaacggagaaaatttggttgatcgagttttatagtctgtgtgtatcaacgtgatcgtccttattttttatcgataaaaaaattGAGATCattttatcgcccagcactaatagcattctcttcaattcaaagcagaggatcattacatagccgtattcatagcttacccgaggcctctctccctggtataagagacttaatataaacatctttctggtacatcccatctctttcccttgacgaggtccaataaaatggttataggagaggattgctgagaatattattttccatcaggcctcgtaactatgacaaatctgggagattttaaatgagagacatatggacatatggacaatataattgaaaagataacatgaatttgatttaacgagtaatgacactttacagcaatgccttttttctctacagttgatctgagtaatgtgatgtccattctagccctagtctgttttcggtcttggtcttggtctcgaccagtcttggtcttggtctcgccttagtgtgtcttggtcttggtcttggacttggtcttggtcttggtaccctcaagtctcagcagtgtcttggtcttgataccctccggtctcggcaatgtcttggtctcggtttaggcggtcttgactacaacactagctGGATTCTGGGTATGTCTATACAGTCCAGATTGATATATTGTTGCTTTGGTAGTGCAGTAACttatggcggggggggggacttttcTCATTCAGCAGTAGTGCAGGGCCGGTCAATCCTATGCGCAACATAAGCGGTCTCCTGATTTGGGGACACTGATTTGCCTGTCAATTTCACTTTCTCTCAGACGTGGGGCGCCGGCGGTGAtgctcgcctagggcgccacgTTAGCTGAAACCGGTACTGCGGTAGTGTTTAAGCTAAGTTAGCTAAGACGGTCTCACTAATGTTGTGAAGATCAGTTAATTACAAGCCACGGAAAGGTATTAGTCAGACAAATGTGGGTTGTCAGCTAAAAGTACAAGAGCGACTCCTTTAAAATACGGACGTCATCCATAACGGAGGCTCTACACGAAATTATATCATTTATAGACCTATAAATAATGTGCGGGTAGAATTCATATATCTTATGCATAGATCTTAATCCCTTTTTGTTAACGACACTCTCTGGCTGGTAGGTTCATTGTGGAAAACGTATAAAACGTCTCGTTCTGTCAAATTTCTATAAAGCTGTTTTTATCACTGTGAAACTGGCAGTAAGACCTTTCTGTGATTGGTCTGGCATAGTCATGCTGAAGCACCCGCGCTAATCCTCCACAGGGGATTTACTTCATCCACAAGATGGCGATATTGAATTTAATTTGTGATTTTGTGTTTACCAGACGtactgtattttgtattttttacttTATGAGAATACATGTATGTAGGGACCTACATTTCTTATTTTTGTTCTTTCCAACCATGCTATGCCTGGCAAATTTTAATGAAACATAATATCAGCAGTAGATCATTTCACAAAATAATGTggaattaatacatttaaactAATCAGTCACCCATCCATCCAAGCACTTACCCAGAGCAGGACtgggatacacacacacacacacacacacacacacacacacacacagacagacacgcacacacccacccacccaccatcACACTCTATGGACTTTGGAGAGACTCATTCACTTGTTACTACATGTGTTTGTATGCAGCAAAGAGAAGCGGTTCTGGAGAATGGCTGGATGGATATTTCCTGGCACTCTATATACAACAGTTGTTATAGATTTGTGACTGAGTGGGGTACTGAATCCCCTGATTAAAGTAGACTTTTCTGCCACGCAGAAGGAGTCCTGAGCAAGCTGAGCTTGTCCGAGGTCCAGGACTTCAGAGCCGAAGTCTGGCTGGCCTCTTAGATAACGTAGCTGCAGCCAGTCGTACTGAGCGACGCCACCTGCATACTGGGCCGTCTTCCCACAAATCTCACCATCGCAAATGCACCCGCTTGTGCCTTTCTAGTGACAGTGTGATGCTTCTCTTTATCCTGTCCATGTGAGGGTACTGTGAGAATGACCATGTGCAAGAAACGCTCGACCCCTTAGGTTTGGCGGTGACCGTCGGATGGGGCGGAGCTGAGTGAGCGCCGTACAAATGGAAATAGTGTGATTCGGAGCCGGGATCATGGAGAAGGTGGAATGAAGTCaaacagaggggggggggagggaggagcaggagcGAGGAATGCGTGGGAGGTTACTGGTCCTGAGACTGGTCAGTTGGTAccctatatggacaaaagtactgggacatgACTCcgaatcattgaattcaggtgtttcattcagacccattacCACAGGTGAATAATATCAACCaccaagccatgcagtcaggtttacaaacatttgtgaaagaacgggtcgttctgaagagctcagtgaattcaagcatggtgctgtcacaggatgccacctttgtaAGAAGTCAGTTtttgaaatttcttccctgctagatattccacagtgaactgaaagtggtattattgcaacgtggaagcatttaggaacaacagaaattcAGTTTGAAGTGGCaaaccatgtaaagtaacagagcggggtctctgagtgctgaggtgcaaAGTGGATGACAGTCACCAATGCTCTGTTGATTAAGTAACTATTGAGTTCCaagcttcctctggcattaactccagcacaaaaactgtgcgcCGGGAGCTtgatggaatgggcttccatggccgagcagctgcatgcaagcctctcatcaccaaacacgatGCCAAGTGTCGGATGGAGTGgagtaaagcacactgccactggactctggagtgGAAACGtcttctgtggagtgatgaatcacacttctctgtccgGCAGTGATAGataagtctgggtttggcaggtGCCAGGAGTATTGTGATGccagtttggtggaggagggttaatggtatgggggtgtttCTCAGGGGTTGGGCTTTGCTCCATAGTTccagggaactcttaatgcttcagcataccatgacattttggacaattctatgtttCCGACTTTGTGGGACCaatttggggaaggccctttgcTCTTCCAGTGTGACTGTgctccagtgcacaaagcaaggtccataaagacatggttgggtgagtttggtgtggaagaacttgactgtcctgcacagagccctgacctcaaccccatcaaacacctttgggatgaattagaacggagattgtgagccaggccttcacatccaacatcagtgccagagctcacaaatgctcttctggatgaatcgGCAAAAATTcctacagacacactccaaaatcttgtgaaaagccttcccagaagaatggcagctgttatagctgcaaaagtgggaccaactccatattgatgcctgcggatttagaatgtgacgccataaaagttcctgtgggtgtaatggccaggtgtcccaatacttttgtccatatagtgtatctgAGCCACCGGAATCAAATATGGGGAAAACAACATAAATTAAGCAGGAGTCCTTATAGGGACAGGTGACCTTTACAAGATCCTTAAAATGTCATATTTATAGGGTCTCAACTCTATATAGTATTTTTTACACAATACAATAAACATAATTTGatttcataaataaaatattattggCCTTTCAAAGTAATCAAGTATAAATCGAATCTTAGAATCACAAAGGAAATCGTTTGATTTATGTGTAGAAAATTTGTCTCTGCTAGATCTGACATGAAGTAATTATGTTTCTGTTAGGTCTAATCGTTATTCCAACTTCAATCAGCATTCAAAGCATTGCTTTCAAAACTGGCCTGTTTTCAATCAAGAACTCGGAAAGATAATAATGTCTCCACAAGGTAATCCTGACCGCTGAAGCCGCTGCAGCCACTGAGGGCTGTGAAACGCCATCTATGCTGTAAGACTCCAACACGGTTTTATAATGTCAGTTTAACACTTATGCTTCAGAAAACACCGTTTTGTAAATGCGCATAATTATGGAATATATCTGTATGTTGTTATACATTAAATGCAATACAAATAACATAGGCTACAATATGTATATGCAGCTGTGAAACCGATAGCCTGGCTGATTTGAAAACAGAAATAGCCCGAAGGTCTAGGCAGAGATGAAATGGTGTTTTGATTCATTAGTGATAATATTGCTGGTGTGGTTTAGCCAAAGAAAATAAGCTCTGGTCAGtcattacataagaacataagaacataagaacataagaaatttacaaacgagaggaggccattcggcccatcaagctcgtttggggagaacttagctaatatctcagagttgttaaaatcttatctagctctgatttaaaggaacccatggttttagcttccactacaatagcaggaagactattccatactctgactacacgctgtgtaaagaagtgcttcctcaaatttgttttaaaatgttctcccgctaatttccacttatggccacgagttctagtatttagactaatattgaaatagtcatttggctgaacagcatccagacccgttagaatcttatagacctgaatcatatccccccttagtctcctttgctcaaggctgaacagattcagttccgctaacctctcctcgtaagacattcctctaagaccaggaatcattctcgtagctcttcgttgcaccttttctaaggcagcaatgtccttcttgaggtatggtgaccaaacctgcacacagtattctaggtggggtcttaccaaggaattatataagtgtaacatcacctcccttgacttaaactccacacatctagagatataacccaacattctgttcgccttttttattgcttccccacattggcgagaatgggacatggaagcatcaacatacataccgagatctttctcgtaatcagctacctttatttcagtggaacccataaaatatctgtactgtatatttctgctccctgcatggattaccttacatttatctgtgttaaatttcatctgccaagtatcagcccattcgctaattaaatccagatcccgttgaagcctctctgctgctagattagtatctgctaccccgcccaccttagtgtcgtctgcaaatttaaccagtttactgtatgtattcgtgtcaatatcattaatgtaaattaggaacaatagtggtcctaaaattgaaccctgcggtaccccactataaacggaggcccactgtgacatagtgcctctaataactactcgctgcttcctatcagttagccagtttttgatccaagctgccacagttcctaaaattcctgcagctttaagctttaacaagagccgtttgtgggggacaacatcaaaggctttctggaaatctaagtaaatcacatcataggcctttttgtgatcaatttcacttgtagcttcctcaaagaactcaagcagattcgttaggcaggatctacctctcctaaatccatgttggctatcctttataatgttatttgcatctaggtaatctaccattttcacttgaattatagcttccattatttttccagtaatgctagttaaactgattggcctatagtttgctggattacttctatccccttttttgaatatgggtgttatattagcatgcttccaatctgatggtaccacacccgcagataacgatttctggaatattaaagtcaaaggttggctaataatatccctcatctctttcaagactaaaggtaagatgccatcaggcccctgcgatttatttattttgagtttagctaggcttagtatcacatcaacctcagttatacatatattggtcatagacgatgctgtattcgtattaattggtggtaaattacttgtgttctctattgtgaa contains the following coding sequences:
- the gask1b gene encoding Golgi-associated kinase 1B; the protein is MQSIRPGEIKGALLACPRVSLLRLSRCIRKAPAWKTTFAIAVACFIYLFFVVSRLGEVASRDKHKYRRKTGASRLEPDLREAADFSTAQNADLYGATPKSNVVYITLKAKREKPALLRGTVRPESRKKITAIDNHIQHDAFNAFDKTNEDEWKPRTAQDNEIHMIPGINIHYTLKNNGHEDSPKGAHHSYIRIYSERAPPWFSKEDMHALRFLADSRIIGIKEVSSGLLLFEGATGGTLRSPDKVVWIQGGPVCQGRCGLLKRAVDMSEVFAFHLDRILGLNRSIPTVCRRIGFSRDGDQSPAVLWDSSLAPTDGESHSSIRLTWGAYQRSLKHKCWHRGITPRAEWGCTSIHHYEWSKLALFDFLLQIYNRLDRNCCGFKPQQEDRCVELGHHLHCAEQDNISLVHIVHRMHDTRRLVFIDNEGYFDRNEDNLDFKLLDGIKELPEQAVSVLQSQRLRERLLQSLFLDQMYWESQGGRQGVEKLIDVIERRAEVLLTYINAHGIKVVAMDE